The region GAAGCTACTTATGGAGAATTTTCACAATTGTTTGTCAAGGACTGAGATTTTGGTATTTCAGATTGGTTTGGCAGGGGAAGAATAAAAGATGTTAGGAATGGTCAATGGGGAGGGTAGAGTTTTATTACTACTGTTATCAACTTATCATTGTTATTTGGTGATTGTTGTCAAAATACACTATGTGAATCAGTGAATGTGATCAATTCATTCTTTTTGGGGGGGCTTCTTATAATGGTTGAACTTAGTTTACTATTCCTAAATGGAATTTGCCATTTCAAATTTAAgcaatttgtttgtttttcctttttcctgGTCTTGGTGTAACCATTTAGCATCAACtcattgttttgtttctttcatTTTGGATCCAGATTTGACCGTGACTGGAAAAAGATTGAAGCTTTTGTTGGATCAAAAACAGTTATCCAGGTAATTTCAAGTGCAATCGTTGATTAGAAATTGTCATAAGCTGTTACTTCTGGGTACCATTGGCCATAAATATTTTGGATTGCATTAGTTATCTTATAATTTATGGAATCAGAATGTGAATATTGGTTATGTTACATTAAGGATTTCATCCCTTGCCAGATAAAGTGTTGGATGCTGGAAATGAAATGCCAAAAAAGGATATTTCCCTTTCTCTCCCTGCCTCCATTGCTAATTGGACTGATTTCTTGAAAACCCTGATACATATGACTTTTCCTTTTGTTTGGTGGGACTAAAATTGTGAAACCTGATAGTCATATTCATATACCAACTTGCTTTTCTTTTGAGGAAAGTTCCAATAGCATTCATTTAAGATTAACTTAAGCTATTATGCGGGTTCCATGTGCTTGTTATACAAGGATCAAATCATGCTGTGACTTTTAAGTAAAGAAAGTTGAGGACAAAGAAAGCATTAAgcttttcatattttaaattgtGGACTAAGCACAGGCTCATCAAGCCTCATGCTGAAATGCAATTTAGTTTAGAAGAATAGAGATTATAAGGATTAAACTCATGAATATTTAGTCACAAAAGTTTTTGTACCAAGTCAAAGAACCAACTATCCTTGGTGTTTACTGTTTAATATGTTAGTTGTAGCTTTGGGAATGTATTTATCGTCTAACAAGAATGATGCAAATTTTCTTAAATGGGATACCATCATTGACTAACATGAAAAGCAGACTTCTTTTATGTTgttaaaagaaagaaacagtTTCATTGGGGAATATTTTAGAATATCTTTTAAATGTCTGTTAGTTGAGTGCTTACAGCTTAATGGATTCAAAGATGTCAGTGCATATGACAGTTGGGAGTTGTTAGGATTTCTATTACTTTTTCATGTGCTTCAATGTTTAATGGATGCCTCAAGTACCCATAAGAATGACTGCTGATTTTGTAGATACGTAGCCATGCACAGAAATATTTTCTTAAAGCTCAGAAGAGTGGGAAAAGTGAACATCTTCCTCCACCCAGACCAAAACGAAAAGCGGCTCATCCATATCCTCAGAAAGCTTCCAACAACGGTTACAATCTTCACCATATTTTGTTTACAACATATTTTAGATTAATTGTATCTAATGATTGTAAGTGATATTTGACAGTTCCAGTACTCTCGCATGTTTTAGGATCCTCTCAATCTTCATCTGCTTTGCTTGAACCTGGATCCATCCCCAAGCATGAATCTTCGCCAATTCTTAAAACTCCTATACTTAACACTTCAGTTTCTTCCGGGTCAAACAACACTTTGCAGACAACAGCCAATGTATTACATGGTACTGAaaatttagattttataatCCTGGAATATATTTATGGAACTTGTTTGGATAGTTTTCGTATGATACCAActagtttgttgtgtttaaatATTGTGTGTTTTAGGTCAAAAAGTGAATAATTGTTGCAGCAGCAATGAAAGCACTCCTAGAGCACGCGTGGTTGGTGAATCTAATGGTCAAGGAAATAATAACCATCCATTGAAAGGCAAGGGTTTAATGATTTTCCTTTCTAATTTCAGTGCTGTCATCTTTGATTGTTACATTAAATTTGATGTGTGCATGACAAGGTTATGGAGTGTTGTTGTAAGCATAATTTGTGCACAACTGCATATTTCAGCAATTATGTTATTGCTTTATAGTGTATTCCTGTTTTATTATCAAGAATATAACTGTGTTGGGTCCAAAGTAAGTATGGAGTCTCTTAATTTCCAATCCCCTTCTTGGACATGAATCTTGATTATCATCATCTGAGTCGCCAAAATATTCATTTGATATTTCCTTGATGGTACCTTCAATTTATGAAATTTGATACGCTTTCGTATCTTGAacattttgttattttaatGTGTACTCAACATGTGGAAGTGATGTCTGTCCTGTTTTTCTTGTTCTGCGACTCATTTCTTATGAGAATACCCAGAAAGCTGTCTTATCCTCATAGGAGTTTTACAAACTCCCACCTACTCATGTCAATATAGCTACATACATTCGAAGTTATGTGCACAATTCTGTAATAATTTTCTTTTCATAGAAGTTACGCATATGATTTTTGTAGCTTTTTTAGTATTTATTGTTGTCTCACTGTTTTCCAATGTCAATTTAATTTTCCCCTCATTTGTAATGCAGTTCTTCCTGATTTCACTCAAGTATACAGATTCATTGGCAGTGTATTTGACGCAAATGTAACTGGGCATCTACAGAAACTTAAAAAGATGGACCCTTTAGATGTTGAGACGGTATGTGTTTGTGTGATTTCTTGCTTTGAACTCCCTTAAGACATTAAAGCATTATTTCTTGCTTTGAATACCTGTGTTAATTTGTGTCAACTAGTAcaattcagaagttctgagacatttcttctttttatgacCTTGAATATTTTTAGGTGCTGCTGTTGATGAGAAACCTGTCTATCAATTTAACAAGTCCAGGTTTCGAGGATCACGTAAGTATTCATGCCACTGATCTTTGGATTACTTAATGCATGAACCTCACCACTATTTTGACCCAACATCAAATTTTCTCTTTAAAAGAACTTGTTTAAGGATCCTTACTCCTTAGCTTTAGAAGGCCGTCCCTATATATTCCTCATCTTTTGAAAACTGTCCATCTCCGACAAAAGCATCTTATGCAGATTGGAAATTTCATCTTCATAGAAACTTGAATGACTAAATTAGACATCAAATTGCATGACCAATGAAAGAAGGAACAATAATAAATTTCATTTATATGTGAACCGGTTGTAATTCATGCAGAGAAGGCTGCTCGCGTCATATGAGGTGGAACCCGAGATAGATAATTATATCAATGTAGATCAAGCCATGCATGATGAGCAGTTGAAGAGTGCTACTTAGATGGAGGGGAGGTTGAATATAAAATTGGCTGTTTTTCATGCATTTCTGCATGATGAGGTAAGATGCCTCGGCAAGAAAACAAGCTGAGATTCCAGCAACAGTCTTATGATCCTGCTCTAATTAGTGGCTTATGTTGCTCATCGATCATCTCAGCTTAACAAGGCTTTTGATTCCCACAATTCGATTCGGTGATGTATATATTAATGAAACATATTATAGAAGAAAATAATAATGCTGGACTCTATAGATTTCATATTTTTGTAATATCCGAGACAGTACTAGCAAGTTGATGACTTTGTAAACAATATATACGTTTGTTTGCCTTAGGAAGGGAATGCAATTTCAAAAAGGATGTAAAATACTTCATATTAATGTAGtgtttattctatttaattgtGTTTCTattatttgataaaaattgTTATTAGATTACGGAATTTGGctctaaaatataattttttactaTAACTCATTATGTTGTGGTATATAGTTCTTCTACTAAAACTATAACATGTAAACAGTATATACGTTTGTTTGTCTTATTCTGAAATTTGTTGAGAAAATAATAAGGAACGGAAACTAATAGCAATGTTTACAGTGTATAACACAGCAATATCAAAAAAAGTCTCTGCAATTCAACATTTCACGTCCTTGTTGGAAAAAGTAGTATGCACCAAATCTTTTGTCAACTGTTAGCCTTTACTGTGTGTCATAGTATGAAGTTTCAGGACATGAAATTTCCATGTATCTAGGAGAGatctatttagtatttacacaACTTCAATACTGTTTCAACAAAAGTATGAGAAATCTGTGCAGACAATTGTGATCTTTTTACAATTTTTCAGACCAATATTCCATCTACATCCCAACAATTGCTGGCAGTGGTTCAAAGTCTGCTACTGAAAACCTCCAACATAAGGGTTCCAGTTCCTTGCGCTATCACCATGAAGATCTAACAATGAGTAGTTGACAAGATCTAACAAAATCAGTAACTAAAACACCACATAAATTTCATTTCTAAAATGACTCATAAAAAACATTTGACAAGTGATTTCTTACCAAGACTCGGTGGTCTTATGAAACCTCCATAGCTCGATTCATGATATCCTAAGCAACCCTGCATTGAGTTTAGCTTTTGGGTGCAACAAGTCATGCGAGATGCAGGCAGGTGTGGTGGAACTGGAACACCAGTTTGTGGTTCACACAATGAGCTGAGATTAAGTTTGCTTGGATTTATCATCTGCTGGAATTTCGATTGACCGACTTCATGATCAAACCTTCTCATGTCATCTTGGGAAAGAAGGAAAGGTGGAGAAATTGAGTTGGATGGGAAAGGGTGGGAAAACAGAGAAAATGTGGGGGAACCAATGAAGTTTTCTTGAAAACTGTTATGACTTTGTTGACCCCTTCTTGGATTCAACTGATTAGAACAGAGCTGAGGGTAAGGTTGCTGTGCATGCACAGGGGGGTAAAAGCCCGTTCCAGCTCCATGATGCACTATAGGATCATCAAAATGTGGTGCAGGAGTACTGTCATCATCATTGAGTATGGACTCCACTAGCTTTTCGATCATCTCATGAGGTGATCTTGGACTGAACCCATCAGCTTTATTTGGACTTGTTTCAGGGTTAGACATGAAATTATCACCCACAGCCGAATTTCCCACCTCTGGCAACAAGAATGATCCATCAAATGCAATTAAACTGTCCTCATCAGGCCAGCAAATTTCAGAGCTAGAATTTGATTCTCCATCTAAGCTGTTGCAGGAAGAATTTAACTCCAACTCCTCCTGAGATTGGAGATCAGGGTTGCATCGATCTTGCTTCGGGATGACTGGAATTGCTTGCTTGACATCTTGCAAAGACAAATTACTTAATTGCAACTCCACGGTACCTTGCTCATATGCCACTCGACAAAGGTTTTTCTTGAAATTTCCGCAATTCTCTTGGTTATGGAAGCTTGTTGGTCTACTTTTCTTTAGAGATTCCATAACTTGGCAAGTTCCTATTGGATATTCCACATCAAAGTTTGAACATTCTTCAGACTTCATTAGGTGATCAGTATCCAACGCTGAAAGATGACAATATGTGTTTATATGGTTTCCAGACGACTGCCATGGATTTACTATTTTATCAGTAGTTAAATCTTGCTGCCTTTGTGTAGAACAACTTTTAGTCATCTCCGGCAAGGTGGATGGATGAACAGAATTGCCTCTTACAGCTCCTTCAATCAGACTTAGTTTCGATGAAGCATCTAATTGCTCATTGATCATAAGATTGGAAATAAACTGCAAGATATTTGAATTTCTTGTTGCTGGTGTCATCAGAAATTCCTCTGAACGATCCTTCGAATCTATGTTTTGTATAGAATTCCCCTTGTCCTCCTCCACTTCCCTGACTATAtctgcacatgatttctcttaaTGTAATGTTAAATACTAAAATTTATACCTTCCATTTCTTTAACATTCTTTAATGGTTTGTTTTTTTATCAGCTCAAAGAAGCTGAACAGAATTGGCTAGTCATGTTATAATAGGAAAAACTATATAATAACCTTGTGGTTGACAAATTGAAGGCCTAAGAAGACAATAAAGAATTGAAAAGAGATTTGACCTTTTCTCCAACTTTCCCGTTCTGTTTTCTCTTGAATTGTTCCCTCAGAAGATACAGATGTGTCACCGTTAAGCAAGACATTGCTGTCTCTAGGTGGAGGTAGTGCCTGAAAGAACAGAATATTATGAAACAAAATTTTGCATGCCTAAGTCTACCTTCCTTTATGAAAACCATATTTGTAGACAGACCTTGTAACGACATGGAGGCCGATACGGTTCAATAGTCCTATGGAGCTGATGATTAGCACTGTCTACATCTATAACCCTTGGAGAAATTTTCTGAGGCATGATTTTCTGAAGTCCTGAGTCTGTGTTTCAAAGCACAAATTTCTTAAGTTAATTTTATCATAATCCACAACATGCAATGATGATCCACACAATACACATTAATGACAAGAAGATTATCAAGCAACAGATTTTTCAATAGAATTTGAAAATCAAACATTACACACCTGAAACACAAGTAGGCACAGATAGAATTCCAGGTGAATCTTGAAACACACTGTTCAAGAAACAGGCACAAATTAAACAACCTACACAAAACAGCAGAACAATACGCATGGAATCTTATAAAATAACAATGTAGTAGAGTTTTCCTAACCATGAAATTGAGAGCTGAACCTCCTTCGGTAATTTCACCGCATTAGGACAATCTGCTTTTGATAAAGAGAGAAGAAACTCTCTCGAGTACGAAATTTTCGATCGCCTGAAAATACCAAATCAA is a window of Lotus japonicus ecotype B-129 chromosome 5, LjGifu_v1.2 DNA encoding:
- the LOC130720981 gene encoding protein REVEILLE 6-like isoform X3, with protein sequence MVSENPNASEAIYLEPLADSVEDPAKKTRKPYTITKSRENWTEPEHDKFLEALQLFDRDWKKIEAFVGSKTVIQIRSHAQKYFLKAQKSGKSEHLPPPRPKRKAAHPYPQKASNNGSSQSSSALLEPGSIPKHESSPILKTPILNTSVSSGSNNTLQTTANVLHGQKVNNCCSSNESTPRARVVGESNGQGNNNHPLKVLPDFTQVYRFIGSVFDANVTGHLQKLKKMDPLDVETVLLLMRNLSINLTSPGFEDHRRLLASYEVEPEIDNYINVDQAMHDEQLKSAT
- the LOC130720981 gene encoding protein REVEILLE 6-like isoform X4, yielding MVSENPNASEAIYLEPLADSVEDPAKKTRKPYTITKSRENWTEPEHDKFLEALQLFDRDWKKIEAFVGSKTVIQIRSHAQKYFLKAQKSGKSEHLPPPRPKRKAAHPYPQKASNNVPVLSHVLGSSQSSSALLEPGSIPKHESSPILKTPILNTSVSSGSNNTLQTTANVLHGQKVNNCCSSNESTPRARVVGESNGQGNNNHPLKVLPDFTQVYRFIGSVFDANVTGHLQKLKKMDPLDVETVLLLMRNLSINLTSPGFEDHAARVI
- the LOC130720981 gene encoding protein REVEILLE 6-like isoform X2; its protein translation is MVSENPNASEAIYLEPLADSVEDPAKKTRKPYTITKSRENWTEPEHDKFLEALQLFDRDWKKIEAFVGSKTVIQIRSHAQKYFLKAQKSGKSEHLPPPRPKRKAAHPYPQKASNNVLSHVLGSSQSSSALLEPGSIPKHESSPILKTPILNTSVSSGSNNTLQTTANVLHGQKVNNCCSSNESTPRARVVGESNGQGNNNHPLKVLPDFTQVYRFIGSVFDANVTGHLQKLKKMDPLDVETVLLLMRNLSINLTSPGFEDHRRLLASYEVEPEIDNYINVDQAMHDEQLKSAT
- the LOC130720981 gene encoding protein REVEILLE 6-like isoform X1 gives rise to the protein MVSENPNASEAIYLEPLADSVEDPAKKTRKPYTITKSRENWTEPEHDKFLEALQLFDRDWKKIEAFVGSKTVIQIRSHAQKYFLKAQKSGKSEHLPPPRPKRKAAHPYPQKASNNVPVLSHVLGSSQSSSALLEPGSIPKHESSPILKTPILNTSVSSGSNNTLQTTANVLHGQKVNNCCSSNESTPRARVVGESNGQGNNNHPLKVLPDFTQVYRFIGSVFDANVTGHLQKLKKMDPLDVETVLLLMRNLSINLTSPGFEDHRRLLASYEVEPEIDNYINVDQAMHDEQLKSAT
- the LOC130721563 gene encoding uncharacterized protein LOC130721563 — its product is MSQENGTANVFAPPSQDSNKRSKISYSREFLLSLSKADCPNAVKLPKEVQLSISCVFQDSPGILSVPTCVSDSGLQKIMPQKISPRVIDVDSANHQLHRTIEPYRPPCRYKALPPPRDSNVLLNGDTSVSSEGTIQEKTERESWRKDIVREVEEDKGNSIQNIDSKDRSEEFLMTPATRNSNILQFISNLMINEQLDASSKLSLIEGAVRGNSVHPSTLPEMTKSCSTQRQQDLTTDKIVNPWQSSGNHINTYCHLSALDTDHLMKSEECSNFDVEYPIGTCQVMESLKKSRPTSFHNQENCGNFKKNLCRVAYEQGTVELQLSNLSLQDVKQAIPVIPKQDRCNPDLQSQEELELNSSCNSLDGESNSSSEICWPDEDSLIAFDGSFLLPEVGNSAVGDNFMSNPETSPNKADGFSPRSPHEMIEKLVESILNDDDSTPAPHFDDPIVHHGAGTGFYPPVHAQQPYPQLCSNQLNPRRGQQSHNSFQENFIGSPTFSLFSHPFPSNSISPPFLLSQDDMRRFDHEVGQSKFQQMINPSKLNLSSLCEPQTGVPVPPHLPASRMTCCTQKLNSMQGCLGYHESSYGGFIRPPSLDLHGDSARNWNPYVGGFQ